One genomic window of Quercus lobata isolate SW786 chromosome 9, ValleyOak3.0 Primary Assembly, whole genome shotgun sequence includes the following:
- the LOC115960768 gene encoding S-norcoclaurine synthase-like produces the protein MSRQLSHELEVNVPASEAWELYGRLGLAKLLVEDGSIVEKIEVIEGDGGIGTILKKTYTPGSHGFSVQREKFTKYDNEKRMKELEVMEGGYLDLGLTLFRVRFEIIEKDNDSCIIKSTIEYDIKEEAVANTSDVTTDLVAKIGEIAKNYLIKNKATKNAQ, from the exons atgTCTAGGCAACTCTCACACGAGCTGGAGGTAAATGTGCCCGCTAGTGAAGCATGGGAGCTTTATGGCAGGCTTGGGTTAGCCAAACTTCTTGTAGAAGATGGAAGTATCGTTGAGAAGATTGAGGTCATAGAAGGTGATGGAGGGATTGGGACTATTCTGAAGAAAACATATACACCAG GCTCACATGGGTTTTCTGTGCAAAGAGAGAAGTTCACAAAGTATGACAATGAGAAACGCATGAAAGAACTAGAGGTGATGGAAGGAGGATATCTTGATTTAGGCCTTACTCTTTTTCGTGTTCGCTTTGAGATCATAGAGAAGGACAATGATTCATGCATAATCAAAAGCACAATTGAGTATGATATCAAGGAAGAAGCTGTTGCAAATACCTCGGACGTCACTACTGACCTAGTAGCAAAAATTGGAGAAATCGCCAAAAATTATCTCATCAAAAACAAAGCTACTAAAAATGCACAGTGA